Below is a window of Mycobacterium dioxanotrophicus DNA.
ACTGCGGCACGAGCGGCGTGAATGTTCATGACCTGGGTGGAGTAGCCGAGCAGGTCGGCCAGTGAGGCGGCGTCGATTTCTTTCGTGAGGTCGTGCAGTGCCGCGTTGCGTGCGGCCTTGATGTCGATGCCGAGACCGCGTAGCCGGTGCATGAGCGACTGCTCCGAGATATGTTGTCCGGGAGTGTAACCGGGGAATAGCCACGCGGTGCGGTGGTTCATAGTCCGACTGTTGGCCCGCTGCTCGAGGTGTTGGTGAAACAGGGGGAGCAGTGAGGTGAGCCCTCTGTAGTGGTCCAGTCGTTGTGGGACTCTGTTGCCCGAGTGTTCGGGTAGGAAGAATCGACAACGACATGGCATCGAACAAGCGCCGGCGGCATACGCCGGATCAGATCATCCGCAAGCTCGCCGAGGGCAACAAGCTGCTCGCGTCGGGCCAGGAACTGGCCGAGGTGTGCCGGCACCTGGAGATCGCGGAATCGACGTGGCATCGCTGGCTGGCCCAATACGGGGGCATGAAGGCCAACGACGCCAAGCGCCTCAAAGAGCTCGAGGCCGAAAACGCCCGGCTCAAGAAGCTGGTCGCCAACCAGGCTCTCGACATCGACATGCTCAAGGAGATTTCGTCGGGAAACTTCTGACCCCGAACCGCAAACGCCGCGCAGCGACCATGCTGCGTGAGCGGTTCGGGGTGTCGCAGCGCCGCGCCTGCACCGTGGTCGGTCTGCACCGCTCCACGATGCGCTTGACGCCATCACCGATCGCCTCCGAGGAAGCCGAACTACGGGCCTGGCTGCGCCGGTTCTCCATCGACCGGCCCCGCTGGGGATGGCGCCGGGCTGCCAAGATGGCCCGCCGAGCGGGCTGGAAGATCAACAACAAGCGCATCCGCCGGCTCTGGCGGGAGGAGGGCCTGCGGGTGCCGCAACGGCGCCGCAAGAAGCGGTTGACCGGCATCGGTGTCGCCGTGGGTGCGATGTCGCCGATTCGCCCGAACGTGATCTGGGCGATGGACTTTCAGTTCGACACCACTGCTGATGGGCGCACCATCAAGATGCTCAACGTCATCGACGAGTTCACCCGCGAAGCACTGGCGATCGAGGTCGCCCGATCCATCGACGCCGACGGTGTCGTCGAGGTCTTGGACCGCCTCGCGCTGGTGCACGGCGCACCGGTCTACGTACGTTTCGACAACGGCCCCGAATTCGTGGCGCACGCGGTGGCTGATTGGTGCCGATTCAACAGTGCCCGATCACTTTTCATCGATCCCGGCTCGCCGTGGCAGAACGCCTTCGTCGAATCATTCAACGGCCGACTGCGCGACGAACTGCTCAACTCGTGGCGCTTCGACTCTCTGTTGGAAGCCCGGGTGATCATCGAGGACTGGCGCCGCGATTACAACGCCAACCGGCCCCACTCAGCCCACGGCGAACTCACCCCTGCCGAGTTTGCCCTACAGTGGTCGGCGACCCACCAACCGAAAGTCGCATAACGGCTGGACCACCAACTGGGTCCCCCTCACGGGGCTGAAGTGGTGTCGGCGTTCGACCTTCTCGGCCACAACGAGAACGACCTCACCGCCGCCTTCGGATTCGGGCTATCGCGGTGTCCGCAACTAGCGGTCGAGCTCTTGGGTCGGGTTTCGCACGCGTTGAAGATTCGCGTGGAAGGTGAGTCATCGTTGGCACTTGAGGTGCGTGGGGAGGTTGGTCGCACCGATCTTGAGATTCGCGTGGGAAACGCGCTATTCATCGTGGAGGCGAAGCGCGGCTGGCTGCTGCCGTCGCAAGCCCAGCTCGAGCAGTACGCGAACCGCATCGAACACCACGGCCGAGGGGCATTGATAAGTCTGTCCCAGGCATCGCATGCCCTGGCTCGAACGAGCCTGCCTGCGACTGTGGACGGGATTCGCGTTGTCCACCTGCCATGGGCTGAGGTATTGGCTGATATCGAGGCGGTCAAACCTGACTGCAGGGGGCGCGAACGAGTATGGCTGGATGAGCTGCGGGCATACCTCAAGGAGGTCGTGAAGGTGCGCAATGTCGCCGAGAGTTGGACCTACAGCGTTGTGCTCAACGACGAACGACCGGGTGGGGGAGCGACTTTCAAGGAGATCGTTACCGATCAACTCGCCTACTTCCATCCCTACGGTGAAGGCGGCTGGCCTACCGAGCCGCCGAACTTCATGGCGTTTCGATGGGATGGAGCCGTGCGTCGCATCCACCGCGTCATCGATGCTGACGTGGTGCCGCACCTCCAAGACCGCTATCCGTATATGACGACCAAGAAGAATCCGCTCGCAGCACGGCCCCATGCGGTCTACAGCCTCGGGCCCCAGTTGCCCCCGTTTGAGCCGATACCCAACGGTGCCCCGTACCGGGCAACTCGGCTGTGGGTGCTGCTCGACCAGTTGCAGACAGCTCCAAGCCTGGCTGAGGCCATCAGCCGCACAAAGGCCCTCAACGGCGGACCGTATACGCCGGCTGGCTGAGAGCACAGTCAGCAGATCGGCAGGTGGCCGTTTGCCGGCCAAGCCCTCGCGAGTGAACACGAGGGAGACCCCATATCGGAAACCCTTGCGCAACACGGGATCGTCGGTATGGCGGCGCAACGTTTGGTGTGCCGCGCGCCGGGCAATCCCAAGCCATGAGCAGTCATCCCACGGTCGGCGTGGAGGAGGAGTTTCTCCTCGTGGATGGGCGACATGGCTACCCTGCCGCCCGCAATAAAGCTGTCGCTGAGTATGCGGCCAAGCAGGGCGTCGAGTTGCAGCTCGAACTGACCAGTTGCCAGGTTGAGACCACGACTGACGTGGTCAGTAGCAGCACTGAGTTGCGCGCCGAGCTCAGTCGACTGCGTCGCATCGCCTCGAAGGCGGCGGAGGCCAATGACACGCGGCTGTTGGCCGTCGCGCTGCCACCGACCGTGCCGCACGCGTTCCCGGTCACCAACAAGCCGCGCTACCACCGGATTGCCGATCGGTTCGGCATCATCGCCCACGAGCAGGGCGTCTGCGGGTGCCATGTGCACGTCGCGGTACCCAGCCGCGCGGCCGCCATCGACGTCAGTAACCGAATCCGACCCGTCCTGCATCTATTGCTGGCATTGACCGCCAACTCGGCGATCTACCGCAACACCGACACCGGCTACGCGAGTTTCCGCAGCATGCTCTGGGCCCACTGGCCGAGCTCTGGGCCGCCGCCGTACTTCGAGACGGTCGAGCAGTACGACGCCACGGTCCATGCCCTGCTCGAGTCTGGTGCCGCGCTCGACTACGGCATGGTCTATTGGGATGTGCGGCCGTCCGCCCGCTTTCCGACAGTCGAGGTGCGCGTGGCCGACGTGCCCGCCACGGTGGCCGAGACGGTGTTGCTGGCCACGCTTATCCGGGCCTGTGTGATGACGGCGCTGCAAGCCCGGGAGGACGGGGATCGCGCACCGCGGCCCACGGATTGGGCCTTACGCGCCGCCCACTGGAGAGCGGCCCACGATGGGCTCGGCGGCCAGGCGATCGATCTGATGGCCGGTTATTCATTGGCATCGACGCGGCTGCTGGTGGCCGGGCTCATCGAACACGTGCGGCCGGCACTCGAAGCGTTGGGTGACTACGACATGGCCCGCGACGAGTTGGCGCGCATCGCGCAGGCGGGCAACGGCGCGATGCGGCAGCGCCGCGTATGGCACCGTCGCGAAAACGTCGAAGACGTCATCGACGAATTAGGGGCGGCGACAACGACATTCGAATGAGCGGCCGGAATCTTTCACGACGTCGCTACAGGACAACGTCTGGCCGGCGCGCTCACGCTGAGTCGGTGAAGCAATACGAGTCGCTGGACGCGTCGCCGCCTTGGAGTCGGGTTTGGTGGATGCTGTGGCCGCGGAAGTCGTCGCCGTGCGGGAAGAAGCCGGTATCGGGGATCAGACCGCCGGCGGAGACGTCGGCGTCGAGCTTGGCCATCCATGCCCCGACGCCTTCGGGATAGAAGATGCCGTCCCAGGATCCATAGAGCGAGTTCGTGACGTACACCCGCCGGCCGTCGCGGCTGATTTCCACCATCTGGGGCCCGCCGCTGAGCCGCAGGTCCGGCACCGCCGGGTGTGGCTCATGCCGCACGACGCCGCCGAGCCGCACCGATGCCGTCTCTCGGGGGTGGAACGGGTCGCTGACGTCGTACTGCTTGAGTTCGCCTGTGCCAAAGCAGGATACGTACAGCCAGCGATCGTCGACCGACAGATCGATATCGCTGACCAGCGGCGGCGCCGCACCGAAGGGCTTCAGCGCCGGCGGCAGGTCCTCGGGGTCGGCTGGCTCGGGCGGGATGGTGATCACCTTGTCGACCGACCATCGATCACCGTCCTGGTGCCACAGCCACACCGACGCCGACAGATCCTCGACGCTGATCACCACTCCCACGAAGCCGAATGCCTTGGACGGGTCGTGGGCCGGACGCAGCTCGAGCACCATCTGGTGCTGGTCACCGAGGTCGACGCGCTGGGTCAGTTTGCGCTCGGACATGCTCCAGAAGTTCACGTGGTGCCCGAATTTGCGGCCGAGCAAGTCTTCGGGGTTGAGCCCGCGCTCGATGATCGAGATCGGCCCCCACTCCGATGTCACGAGTGTGTCGTAATTAAGGTGCCACCACACGTCGTAGGCCAAGGTCTGCGATCCGCGGTCCAGCTCCCACTGTCCGATCACCTCGAAGGTGTCGTGGTCGATCAGCGCGATGCCGCCGGGACCGTCCTCGCCGTTGGCTCCGCCCAACGCCGACATGAAGATGCCGCCCGGGCCACAGTGCACCGTGTGTGGGCGCGAGTATCCGGCTTTGGCTGCCAGCTCACTGGCCTCGATCGTCCGCGTCACGATCGGGCGGCGGGGATCCGGCTTGGTGTCGAGGACATAGGTGGTCGACGAGCGAATGCCGGGGACGAGCAGATAGCGCCGCTCGAGCGATGTCCCGTGATCGCCGCCATGCCCGTCGTGGCACAGTGCACTCGAGCATGCGCTCCACCCGAAGTGATGCAGTTCGTTGCCCGCCGTCGGCAACTCCGCCCAGCCGACCACGCCACCGTATGTCGACGACGCCGCGTCGCAATCCACCACCGCGAGCGCGTCCTTCGCCTGGCCCGCCGGGTCGAAAGCGACGACATAGGCCAACTGCTCGGGCGCGGCCGCCACGGCGACGCCCGGGCTGCGGTAAAACGTGGGATCTGTCGTAGCCATGATTCCTCCTCGGGAGGGCAGCGACCCATGCATCCGAGAACTCGAATGCCTTGTGACAGTCGCGTCTCCGTTGATCATTCGCCGGGAAGGCGGGGCTGTCTATCCCGCTATCCCGTGCAGGTGCGTAGCCCCATGGGGTGTGGGTAGTCCGAGGACATGGGAAAAATCGGATACTTCTTATCGTGTGAACAGTTCGGTCCAGCGCAGCTGATCGATCAAGCCAAACGTGCCGAGGCAGCTGGTTTTGAGGCGCTGTGGATCTCGGATCATTTCCATCCCTGGAACGATGAGCAGGGCCAGAGTCCTTTCGTCTGGGGTGTGATCGGCGCGCTCTCGCAGGTGACGTCGCTGCCAGTGTCCACCGCGGTGACCTGCCCTACAACCCGCATACACCCGGCGATCATCGCCCAAGCTGCGGCGACGGCCGCTGTCCAGCTGGATGGCCGGTTCATTCTGGGTGTCGGCAGCGGCGAAGCGCTGAACGAACATGTGCTCGGTGACCGATGGCCGTCGGTGGGGGTGCGCCAGGACATGCTCGAAGAGGCGGTCGAGGTGATCCGGCTGCTGCACAAGGGACACCAGGTCAGCCGTCACGGCCAGCACTACGAGGTCCAGGAGGCCCGGATCTACACCTGCCCGGACCAGCCGGTTCCCATCTACGTCTCGGGCTTCGGGCCGCAGTCGGCCGCACTGGCCGGGCGTATCGGTGACGGCTACTGCACCGCGATGCCCGACAGCGAACTGATCAAGACTTTCCGCGACAGCGGCGGCGGATCCAAGACGGTGCAAGCCGGCACGAAGGTCAGCTGGGATCGCGACCACGACACCGCCCTCAAGGCCGCCCACCGGCTGTGGGCCAACGAGCAGTTGCCGGGACGTTTGGCGCAAACCCTCCCGACCCCGCAGGATTTCGCCGACGCGATGACCCTGGTACCGGCCGAAACGGTCGCACAATCCGTGACGTGTGGTGACGATGCCGACGAGCATGCCGCACAGGTCCGGCGCTA
It encodes the following:
- a CDS encoding TIGR03557 family F420-dependent LLM class oxidoreductase, with the protein product MGKIGYFLSCEQFGPAQLIDQAKRAEAAGFEALWISDHFHPWNDEQGQSPFVWGVIGALSQVTSLPVSTAVTCPTTRIHPAIIAQAAATAAVQLDGRFILGVGSGEALNEHVLGDRWPSVGVRQDMLEEAVEVIRLLHKGHQVSRHGQHYEVQEARIYTCPDQPVPIYVSGFGPQSAALAGRIGDGYCTAMPDSELIKTFRDSGGGSKTVQAGTKVSWDRDHDTALKAAHRLWANEQLPGRLAQTLPTPQDFADAMTLVPAETVAQSVTCGDDADEHAAQVRRYLDAGADEVYVQQIGPDMDGFFTAWQHDVLPQLA
- a CDS encoding selenium-binding protein SBP56-related protein, whose translation is MATTDPTFYRSPGVAVAAAPEQLAYVVAFDPAGQAKDALAVVDCDAASSTYGGVVGWAELPTAGNELHHFGWSACSSALCHDGHGGDHGTSLERRYLLVPGIRSSTTYVLDTKPDPRRPIVTRTIEASELAAKAGYSRPHTVHCGPGGIFMSALGGANGEDGPGGIALIDHDTFEVIGQWELDRGSQTLAYDVWWHLNYDTLVTSEWGPISIIERGLNPEDLLGRKFGHHVNFWSMSERKLTQRVDLGDQHQMVLELRPAHDPSKAFGFVGVVISVEDLSASVWLWHQDGDRWSVDKVITIPPEPADPEDLPPALKPFGAAPPLVSDIDLSVDDRWLYVSCFGTGELKQYDVSDPFHPRETASVRLGGVVRHEPHPAVPDLRLSGGPQMVEISRDGRRVYVTNSLYGSWDGIFYPEGVGAWMAKLDADVSAGGLIPDTGFFPHGDDFRGHSIHQTRLQGGDASSDSYCFTDSA
- a CDS encoding glutamate--cysteine ligase 2, with the protein product MSSHPTVGVEEEFLLVDGRHGYPAARNKAVAEYAAKQGVELQLELTSCQVETTTDVVSSSTELRAELSRLRRIASKAAEANDTRLLAVALPPTVPHAFPVTNKPRYHRIADRFGIIAHEQGVCGCHVHVAVPSRAAAIDVSNRIRPVLHLLLALTANSAIYRNTDTGYASFRSMLWAHWPSSGPPPYFETVEQYDATVHALLESGAALDYGMVYWDVRPSARFPTVEVRVADVPATVAETVLLATLIRACVMTALQAREDGDRAPRPTDWALRAAHWRAAHDGLGGQAIDLMAGYSLASTRLLVAGLIEHVRPALEALGDYDMARDELARIAQAGNGAMRQRRVWHRRENVEDVIDELGAATTTFE
- a CDS encoding IS3 family transposase (programmed frameshift) → MASNKRRRHTPDQIIRKLAEGNKLLASGQELAEVCRHLEIAESTWHRWLAQYGGMKANDAKRLKELEAENARLKKLVANQALDIDMLKEIFVGKLLTPNRKRRAATMLRERFGVSQRRACTVVGLHRSTMRLTPSPIASEEAELRAWLRRFSIDRPRWGWRRAAKMARRAGWKINNKRIRRLWREEGLRVPQRRRKKRLTGIGVAVGAMSPIRPNVIWAMDFQFDTTADGRTIKMLNVIDEFTREALAIEVARSIDADGVVEVLDRLALVHGAPVYVRFDNGPEFVAHAVADWCRFNSARSLFIDPGSPWQNAFVESFNGRLRDELLNSWRFDSLLEARVIIEDWRRDYNANRPHSAHGELTPAEFALQWSATHQPKVA